In Calothrix sp. PCC 7507, one DNA window encodes the following:
- a CDS encoding TIGR03960 family B12-binding radical SAM protein yields MVVAVEKLITPDILKPARYLGNELLAVNKPWGTAAIRWVLTYPEVYEVGASNLGHIILYNILNAQPRQLCDRAYLPGTDLADKLRATNTPLFAVESKRSLTEFDILGFSLSYELGATNILEMLDLAGIPLTWQERQQEVEEDEGVKGDEVAKSSSSPSYPLIFAGGQTATSNPEPYADFFDFIALGDGEELLPEIGLVLEEGKQAGLSRKQLLIDLAQIPGVYVPQFYDMAEDGSVHPNCPDVPKRILRRVATPIPAYSIGLVPYVETVHDRLTIEIRRGCTRGCRFCQPGMLTRPARDVEPEKVVEAIEQGMRATGYNEFSLLSLSCSDYLSLPAVGMEIKNRLKNENISLTLPSQRVDRFDENIANILGGMRQGGLTFAPEAGTQRMRDIVNKGLTNEELLRGVKTAWEKGWDKIKLYFMIGLPGETDADVVGIVETVSWLQRECRGKGRKPLNFNLTISNFTPKPHTPFQWHSVSTAEFRRKQRLLRQEFRWIKGVKVNFTDVRISAMEDFIGRGDRTLGKVVRRAWELGAGMDSWFDNVEQAFAAWGSAIAEAGKMWKYRLVENGEWNLFLKDDKQTIEQEETHPLSLDNPLPWDHIDTGIDKNWLKEDLQRALEAATVPDCSFEGCSHCGVCGTDFGHNVVIEPPAIPEFAGDFVPNTAKVQRLRVWFGKQGNMALVSHLDLMRLFDRVMRRASLPIAFTGGFHPSPRIVVASALALGATSSGEIVDFELTQTVDVDTFREHLLRELPTDIPIYDVVSLNLKDPAANQVMEAAEYLITVAVIGETTPAQWQDWIDGIKARDEIWWEQTTKSGKQKLVNLRDRLFDLELVTTNNSQAESKGVLRYLGSSRHDGVLLRPEQILFMLNTVASAEFQLLHIHRNRLVLGI; encoded by the coding sequence GTGGTTGTTGCAGTTGAAAAATTAATCACACCGGATATTTTAAAGCCAGCGCGTTACCTAGGTAACGAGCTTTTAGCAGTAAATAAACCTTGGGGTACGGCAGCAATACGCTGGGTGTTAACTTACCCAGAGGTGTATGAAGTCGGAGCTTCAAATCTAGGGCATATCATTCTCTATAATATTTTGAATGCCCAGCCGCGACAGTTATGCGATCGCGCTTACCTACCGGGAACAGACTTGGCGGACAAACTACGTGCCACCAATACACCTTTGTTTGCGGTAGAGTCAAAGCGATCGCTAACAGAATTCGACATTTTAGGCTTTAGCCTCAGTTATGAATTGGGAGCCACCAACATTTTAGAAATGCTGGATTTGGCGGGAATTCCTTTAACATGGCAAGAACGACAGCAGGAAGTAGAGGAAGATGAGGGAGTGAAGGGAGATGAGGTAGCAAAATCCTCCTCATCTCCTTCTTACCCCCTAATTTTTGCAGGCGGGCAGACGGCGACATCTAATCCAGAACCCTATGCCGACTTCTTTGATTTCATTGCCCTAGGCGATGGCGAGGAATTATTGCCAGAAATTGGTTTGGTGTTAGAAGAAGGTAAACAAGCAGGATTAAGCCGCAAACAACTGTTGATAGACTTGGCACAGATACCAGGAGTATATGTCCCCCAGTTTTACGATATGGCAGAGGATGGCTCAGTTCATCCCAACTGCCCAGATGTGCCAAAACGCATCCTCAGGCGAGTGGCTACCCCCATACCCGCCTATTCAATTGGGCTAGTTCCCTATGTGGAGACTGTACACGATCGCCTGACAATTGAAATTCGCCGTGGCTGCACTCGCGGTTGTCGCTTCTGTCAACCAGGAATGCTCACCCGTCCAGCACGGGATGTAGAGCCAGAAAAGGTTGTGGAAGCTATTGAACAGGGAATGCGGGCAACGGGTTACAATGAGTTTTCCTTGCTATCCCTGAGTTGTTCTGATTATTTATCCCTACCTGCAGTGGGGATGGAAATAAAAAATCGCTTAAAAAACGAAAATATTTCTTTGACTCTCCCTAGCCAACGGGTAGACAGATTTGACGAAAATATTGCTAACATCCTGGGCGGTATGCGGCAAGGGGGATTAACTTTTGCCCCAGAAGCAGGTACCCAGCGGATGCGGGACATAGTCAATAAAGGTTTGACTAACGAAGAATTGCTGCGAGGAGTGAAAACAGCCTGGGAAAAAGGCTGGGATAAAATCAAGTTGTACTTTATGATCGGTTTACCGGGTGAAACAGATGCTGATGTTGTGGGCATCGTTGAGACGGTAAGCTGGCTACAGCGTGAGTGTCGAGGCAAGGGCAGAAAACCACTCAACTTTAACTTGACAATTTCTAACTTTACGCCTAAGCCCCATACGCCGTTTCAATGGCACTCAGTTTCTACCGCTGAGTTTCGGCGCAAGCAAAGGCTACTAAGGCAGGAATTCCGCTGGATTAAAGGAGTGAAGGTAAATTTTACCGATGTCCGGATTTCGGCGATGGAAGACTTTATTGGCAGAGGCGATCGCACTTTGGGGAAAGTAGTGCGTCGCGCCTGGGAATTAGGTGCAGGGATGGATTCTTGGTTTGACAATGTGGAACAGGCGTTTGCCGCTTGGGGGTCGGCGATCGCCGAAGCTGGCAAGATGTGGAAATACCGCCTAGTCGAAAACGGCGAGTGGAATCTATTCTTGAAAGATGACAAGCAGACAATAGAACAAGAGGAAACTCACCCCCTTTCCTTGGACAATCCGCTGCCTTGGGACCACATCGATACCGGAATCGATAAAAACTGGCTCAAGGAAGACTTGCAACGTGCCCTAGAAGCCGCTACAGTCCCAGATTGCTCCTTTGAAGGTTGTTCTCATTGTGGTGTCTGCGGCACAGACTTTGGTCATAATGTCGTGATTGAGCCACCTGCTATCCCGGAATTCGCTGGTGATTTTGTACCCAACACCGCTAAAGTCCAAAGGCTACGCGTCTGGTTTGGCAAACAAGGCAATATGGCTTTAGTGAGCCACTTGGATTTGATGCGCCTGTTTGATAGAGTGATGCGGCGAGCCAGCTTACCAATTGCTTTCACTGGTGGGTTTCATCCAAGTCCCCGGATCGTTGTTGCTAGTGCCTTGGCTTTGGGAGCCACTAGTAGTGGTGAAATTGTCGATTTCGAGTTAACTCAAACTGTGGATGTAGATACTTTCCGAGAACATCTGCTGCGGGAGTTGCCCACAGACATACCTATATATGATGTGGTGTCACTAAATTTAAAAGATCCGGCAGCAAACCAAGTGATGGAGGCAGCTGAGTATCTAATTACCGTGGCAGTAATTGGGGAAACTACACCTGCACAATGGCAAGACTGGATTGACGGAATTAAGGCTAGAGACGAGATATGGTGGGAGCAAACAACCAAGTCAGGCAAGCAAAAGTTAGTAAATCTGCGCGATCGCTTATTCGATCTGGAATTAGTCACCACCAATAACAGTCAAGCCGAGTCTAAGGGAGTGCTGCGTTATCTTGGTAGCTCTCGCCATGACGGCGTCCTATTGCGTCCTGAACAAATCCTGTTTATGCTAAACACAGTGGCTAGTGCAGAATTCCAACTCCTGCACATCCATCGCAATCGGCTAGTGTTGGGGATATAA
- a CDS encoding STAS domain-containing protein: MQLALKSPKITVIRPHGCLNAANALEFERDLTTALAQDDTSILQVDLAAVESLDSAALMALVSTLKLAGKLGRSLRLCSVSPALRIIFELTQLDEVFEILESEATATA; the protein is encoded by the coding sequence ATGCAACTCGCACTCAAATCTCCCAAAATTACAGTTATTCGTCCCCACGGTTGTCTGAATGCCGCTAACGCTTTAGAATTTGAACGAGATTTGACTACGGCGTTAGCACAAGATGATACTTCTATCTTGCAAGTGGATTTAGCCGCAGTAGAATCTTTAGACAGTGCAGCCTTGATGGCCTTAGTGTCTACACTCAAGCTAGCTGGGAAGTTAGGAAGGAGTCTCAGGCTTTGTTCGGTGTCTCCCGCACTCAGAATTATTTTTGAACTTACACAGCTTGATGAAGTGTTTGAGATATTAGAAAGCGAAGCCACAGCCACAGCATGA
- a CDS encoding LL-diaminopimelate aminotransferase encodes MQFAKRLAKIPPYLFAEINRKRNELVAQGVDIINLAVGDPDKPTPTHILQVMHGAIDDPSTHNYPPYQGTQEFRETAAKWMEHRFGVTGLNPNTEVICSIGSKEAIHNTFLAFVEAGDYTLIPDPGYPVYQTATLFAGGEPFSMPLKPENNFLPDLNTIPEEVARKAKMLWINYPNNPTGALATLEFFEELVAFCKRYDILLCHDHAYSEMAYDGYKPPSVLQVPGAKDVAIEFHSLSKSYNMTGWRVGFVVGNEIGIQGLIQVKSNVDSGIFKAIQKAAIAAYSTSEAELAAVISIYQNRRDIIVKGLQSLGWPIQPPQATLYVWVPVPPGYSSTEFVTLLLDKCGILVPPGNGYGAAGEGFFRIALTIPDERMHEAIQRLKDAGIRYA; translated from the coding sequence ATGCAGTTCGCTAAACGCCTAGCAAAAATTCCTCCCTATCTATTTGCTGAAATTAACCGTAAACGAAATGAACTCGTAGCGCAGGGAGTTGATATCATCAATTTGGCAGTAGGCGATCCTGATAAACCGACTCCGACTCATATACTCCAGGTAATGCATGGGGCAATTGATGACCCTTCTACCCACAACTATCCACCTTATCAAGGCACGCAAGAATTTCGAGAAACTGCTGCTAAGTGGATGGAACACCGATTTGGGGTGACAGGTTTAAATCCGAATACAGAGGTTATCTGTTCTATCGGTTCCAAAGAAGCAATTCATAATACTTTCTTAGCCTTTGTGGAAGCAGGAGACTATACGCTAATACCAGATCCTGGTTATCCTGTATACCAGACTGCGACATTGTTCGCTGGTGGTGAGCCTTTTAGTATGCCTCTGAAGCCAGAAAACAACTTTTTGCCTGATTTGAATACTATTCCGGAAGAGGTAGCCCGTAAGGCAAAAATGTTGTGGATTAACTATCCTAATAATCCCACTGGGGCACTAGCAACCCTAGAGTTTTTTGAGGAATTGGTAGCTTTCTGCAAGCGGTATGATATTTTGCTGTGTCATGACCATGCCTACTCAGAAATGGCATATGATGGCTACAAACCGCCGAGTGTACTGCAAGTGCCAGGTGCAAAGGATGTGGCAATCGAGTTTCACAGTCTGTCTAAGTCTTATAATATGACAGGTTGGCGGGTTGGCTTTGTTGTAGGCAATGAGATCGGCATTCAAGGTTTGATTCAGGTGAAGAGTAATGTAGATTCTGGAATATTTAAGGCGATTCAAAAGGCAGCGATCGCAGCTTATTCTACCAGTGAAGCAGAACTTGCAGCCGTGATATCAATTTACCAAAATCGTCGCGACATCATCGTCAAAGGACTACAGTCTCTAGGTTGGCCGATTCAGCCTCCACAAGCAACTCTTTATGTTTGGGTACCTGTACCACCGGGATATTCTTCCACAGAATTTGTCACTTTGCTACTTGACAAATGTGGTATTCTTGTGCCTCCAGGCAATGGGTACGGTGCAGCAGGAGAAGGCTTTTTCCGGATCGCCTTAACTATCCCCGATGAGCGGATGCATGAAGCCATTCAACGCCTGAAAGATGCCGGTATTCGGTACGCTTAA
- the clpS gene encoding ATP-dependent Clp protease adapter ClpS, whose protein sequence is MSVETIEKRSTSRKLAPRYRVLLHNDDYNSMEHVVQALLTTVSSLTQPQAVSIMMEAHTNGLALVITCAQEHAEFYCETLKSHGLSSTIEPDE, encoded by the coding sequence GTGTCAGTCGAAACCATTGAGAAGCGTTCCACCTCCCGCAAGCTAGCGCCTCGGTATCGCGTTTTGCTCCATAATGACGACTACAACTCTATGGAGCATGTAGTACAAGCGTTATTGACCACGGTGTCGAGTCTTACCCAGCCCCAGGCTGTTAGTATCATGATGGAAGCTCATACTAACGGGCTAGCTTTAGTTATTACTTGCGCTCAAGAACACGCTGAGTTCTATTGCGAAACATTGAAAAGTCACGGTTTAAGTAGCACAATTGAACCTGACGAATAG
- a CDS encoding CPBP family intramembrane glutamic endopeptidase → MKNNLVRLAERPAPIRLGCFILTLLLLWLPLAAPIYLLVRDANLESILTLVLLYVIFIFLLRLWGKYVYQQPQILRHYGLEFTRQNGVDLLRGLAMGIINTLILFGLQGVLGWLVWQQPKVFLLKVILESLLVGLGIGFAEELLFRGWLLDELQRDYSPRVALWTDAIAFATLHFIKPLAAIIHTLPQFPALVLLGLTQVWGKRWRRGRLGFPIGLHGGLVWGYYIINVGELVKYSGQVPDWVTGVNNNPLQGVMGVLLMSVLAFLIRGRTVKNLNGLY, encoded by the coding sequence ATGAAAAATAACCTTGTCCGTCTGGCCGAACGCCCTGCCCCTATCAGGCTGGGTTGTTTTATTTTAACTTTATTGTTGCTATGGTTGCCCTTAGCTGCGCCAATATACTTACTAGTGCGTGATGCAAACTTAGAAAGTATATTGACATTGGTATTATTATATGTAATATTTATTTTTCTTCTGAGACTATGGGGCAAATATGTCTACCAGCAGCCCCAAATTCTGCGGCATTATGGCTTAGAATTCACGCGGCAAAATGGTGTAGATTTACTGCGTGGCTTGGCTATGGGCATAATTAATACTCTAATACTTTTTGGGTTACAAGGTGTTTTGGGTTGGTTGGTTTGGCAACAACCGAAAGTTTTCTTGCTGAAAGTGATTTTAGAGAGTTTACTTGTTGGCTTGGGCATCGGATTTGCTGAAGAATTGTTATTCCGAGGCTGGTTGCTAGATGAGTTACAACGAGATTATAGTCCGCGTGTGGCGCTGTGGACAGATGCGATCGCGTTTGCGACATTGCACTTTATTAAACCTTTGGCAGCAATTATTCATACATTACCGCAATTTCCAGCTTTAGTACTGCTGGGGTTAACGCAAGTATGGGGAAAGCGTTGGCGGAGGGGACGCTTGGGTTTTCCAATTGGTTTACATGGTGGCTTAGTTTGGGGCTACTACATTATTAATGTTGGGGAATTAGTGAAATATTCTGGTCAAGTTCCTGATTGGGTAACTGGCGTGAATAATAATCCCCTGCAAGGAGTGATGGGGGTGTTGTTAATGAGTGTACTGGCGTTTTTGATTCGGGGAAGAACAGTTAAAAATTTAAATGGGTTATATTAA
- a CDS encoding DUF2281 domain-containing protein, translating into MIQPVILEKLEELPESLQIEVLHYIEFLIEKHAKNSTEKKPTNKRRVAGTMKGMFVLPLPNDFDEPLEDMKEYME; encoded by the coding sequence ATGATACAGCCAGTCATTTTAGAAAAATTAGAAGAACTCCCTGAGTCTCTTCAGATAGAAGTGCTTCATTACATTGAGTTTTTGATAGAGAAGCACGCTAAAAACTCTACCGAAAAAAAGCCGACAAACAAGCGTCGTGTTGCTGGAACGATGAAAGGAATGTTTGTTCTGCCATTACCTAATGACTTTGATGAGCCGCTTGAAGATATGAAAGAATATATGGAATGA
- a CDS encoding type II toxin-antitoxin system VapC family toxin, which yields MNRLLLDTHAFIWFVSNDATLPVLTREKIESAEAVFFSIASLWEMAIKLNIGKLSLQGAFEEIQPKLIAAGITILSINFTDTVQFRYLPLHHRDPFDRILVAQAMNHSLVLIVVIRLLMPIMFSGFGNEKVATARSTKHISDI from the coding sequence ATGAATAGATTACTATTGGATACTCATGCTTTTATCTGGTTTGTCTCGAATGATGCCACCCTGCCAGTATTAACTAGAGAAAAGATTGAATCTGCTGAGGCTGTTTTCTTTAGTATTGCAAGTCTTTGGGAAATGGCGATTAAACTCAACATTGGAAAACTATCCCTACAGGGTGCTTTTGAAGAGATTCAACCTAAATTAATTGCTGCGGGTATAACGATTCTCTCTATTAACTTTACCGATACTGTTCAATTCCGTTATTTACCACTACATCATCGAGATCCGTTTGATCGTATTCTGGTGGCACAAGCGATGAATCATTCCCTTGTTTTGATAGTAGTGATTCGGCTTTTGATGCCTATAATGTTCAGCGGGTTTGGTAATGAAAAAGTGGCTACGGCACGCAGCACTAAGCACATCAGCGATATTTAG
- a CDS encoding type II toxin-antitoxin system VapC family toxin → MLRAVADTHAIIWYIFGDSRLSTTAQNTISQIASSGDQVAFSSITLAEIVYLSEKGRISPLTLERLLASVDTTDAVLVEVPFDRHIAEALRLVNRSQVPDLPDRIIAATAFYLGVPVISRDSKIQLSSVNTIW, encoded by the coding sequence ATGCTGCGCGCTGTAGCTGACACTCATGCAATAATTTGGTACATTTTTGGCGATTCTCGATTATCAACAACTGCCCAAAATACTATATCCCAGATAGCATCTTCTGGAGATCAAGTTGCTTTTTCCTCTATTACGCTAGCCGAAATTGTATACTTGAGTGAAAAAGGGCGTATTTCTCCACTAACACTTGAACGTCTGCTTGCATCTGTTGACACAACTGATGCTGTACTAGTTGAAGTTCCCTTTGATAGGCACATAGCTGAAGCTTTGCGCTTAGTGAATCGCTCACAAGTACCAGATTTACCAGATCGTATTATTGCTGCTACAGCCTTTTATCTAGGAGTTCCAGTGATTAGTCGAGATAGCAAAATTCAACTATCTAGTGTTAATACTATTTGGTAA
- a CDS encoding pentapeptide repeat-containing protein, whose product MNIEAIKLGTLKQLPGANLEDEELTQLDLSRINLAGATLVGTNLTGSKLEGGHFEGANLMGANLQATDLRANLMGANLMQADLTGADLRGSNLRGANLMGARLSEVSLAGAFLSGANLMNVNLQGVDLRGADLRGANLTGANLKGANLNRADLQGTLLSEANLEEADLRGANLAGANLTGANLLCAELEGANLSGVNLDKACLVGTVIETLA is encoded by the coding sequence ATGAATATTGAAGCCATTAAATTAGGAACCCTCAAACAACTCCCAGGGGCAAATTTAGAAGACGAGGAACTCACCCAACTAGATTTAAGCCGCATTAACCTTGCAGGCGCTACCCTGGTTGGGACTAATTTGACTGGTTCCAAACTCGAAGGTGGGCATTTCGAGGGCGCAAATTTGATGGGCGCAAACCTCCAAGCCACTGACTTGCGGGCGAACCTGATGGGCGCCAACTTAATGCAAGCCGATTTGACGGGTGCTGACTTGCGGGGTAGCAATTTGCGCGGTGCTAACTTGATGGGCGCACGACTCAGCGAAGTGTCTTTAGCAGGGGCTTTCTTGAGTGGTGCCAACTTGATGAATGTGAACTTGCAAGGCGTTGACTTACGCGGTGCTGACTTGCGCGGCGCAAACCTGACTGGAGCAAATCTCAAAGGTGCAAACTTAAATCGTGCTGATTTGCAAGGAACGCTGTTGAGTGAAGCCAATCTCGAAGAAGCCGACTTGCGGGGGGCGAATTTAGCAGGGGCGAATTTGACGGGGGCGAATTTACTCTGTGCAGAGTTAGAAGGTGCAAATTTGAGCGGCGTTAATTTGGATAAAGCATGTTTGGTGGGGACAGTTATAGAGACTCTTGCGTAA